In Salvelinus sp. IW2-2015 linkage group LG23, ASM291031v2, whole genome shotgun sequence, a genomic segment contains:
- the LOC111951170 gene encoding ras-related protein Rab-1B, which translates to MNPEYDYLFKLLLIGDSGVGKSCLLLRFADDTYTESYISTIGVDFKIRTIELDGKTIKLQIWDTAGQERFRTITSSYYRGAHGIIVVYDVTDQESYNNIKQWLQEIDRYASENVNKLLVGNKCDLTTKKVVDYTTAKEFADSLSIPFLETSAKNATNVEQSFMTMAAEIKKRMGPGATTGGDKPNLKIDSTPVRQSGGGCC; encoded by the exons ATGAATCCTGAATA TGACTACCTGTTCAAGCTGCTTCTGATTGGCGATTCAGGGGTGGGCAAGTCTTGCCTCCTGCTTCGATTTGCG GATGACACCTACACGGAAAGTTACATAAGCACCATCGGAGTGGACTTCAAAATCCGAACTATTGAATTGGATGGCAAGACTATCAAACTACAGATT TGGGACACTGCTGGTCAGGAGCGGTTTCGCACCATCACCTCCAGCTATTACAGAGGAGCCCATGGTATCATCGTTGTCTATGATGTAACAGATCAG GAGTCTTACAACAATATAAAGCAGTGGCTGCAGGAAATCGACCGCTATGCCAGCGAAAATGTCAACAAGCTGCTGGTGGGTAACAAGTGTGACCTCACCACCAAGAAAGTAGTAGACTACACAACAGCCAAG GAATTTGCTGACTCCCTATCCATCCCCTTCCTCGAGACCAGTGCTAAGAACGCAACCAACGTTGAGCAATCCTTCATGACCATGGCGGCCGAGATTAAGAAGCGCATGGGGCCCGGGGCCACGACGGGAGGAGACAAGCCCAACCTGAAGATTGATAGCACCCCAGTAAGGCAGTCTGGAGGAGGATGCTGTTAG